One region of Mucilaginibacter gotjawali genomic DNA includes:
- a CDS encoding penicillin-binding protein has product MTRANIHITLSDGTKIKCVADSSSAPEQGYIVEELILPLLSLNNGDEELKMLKEHCTMGEQRINADYRYLIDLKAKLVSLFEEHYFYKTGKFIKGPDITDRYDKYLIMLKS; this is encoded by the coding sequence ATGACACGGGCAAACATACATATCACATTAAGTGACGGCACGAAAATAAAGTGTGTTGCGGACAGCAGCAGCGCACCTGAACAGGGATATATTGTGGAAGAATTAATCCTTCCGCTTTTATCCCTTAATAACGGCGATGAGGAATTAAAAATGCTAAAGGAACACTGTACCATGGGTGAACAGCGGATTAATGCGGATTACCGCTATCTGATCGACCTGAAGGCGAAACTGGTTTCTTTGTTTGAGGAGCATTACTTCTACAAAACCGGAAAGTTTATAAAGGGGCCTGATATTACTGACAGATATGATAAATATCTCATCATGCTGAAATCCTGA
- a CDS encoding single-stranded DNA-binding protein has protein sequence MLFTGRLTANAEVKAVKGDKQVINFTVAINQKWKNKAGEKKEKTAFIDCAYWRNSGIAEYLTKGAVVEISGWMEAQGYQSKSDGIKARLACTCDTIKLFSLTAKSEPSPVRKGKKAATAGAGPDEDDMPF, from the coding sequence ATGCTATTCACAGGAAGATTAACCGCAAACGCAGAAGTTAAAGCGGTCAAAGGGGACAAACAGGTCATCAATTTTACCGTGGCCATTAACCAGAAATGGAAAAACAAAGCAGGCGAAAAAAAGGAAAAAACCGCGTTCATTGACTGCGCCTACTGGCGTAATTCCGGTATTGCAGAATACCTCACCAAAGGGGCCGTAGTGGAAATTTCAGGATGGATGGAAGCGCAGGGCTACCAAAGCAAAAGCGATGGCATTAAGGCACGGCTGGCCTGCACCTGCGATACCATCAAACTGTTTTCGCTGACGGCCAAAAGCGAACCTTCACCGGTGCGCAAGGGAAAGAAAGCCGCAACAGCAGGCGCAGGGCCTGATGAAGATGATATGCCCTTCTGA
- a CDS encoding very short patch repair endonuclease, translating into MTDVHTKETRSFNMSRIRSKDTKPELVVRKFLFSEGFRYRLHDKKLPGKPDIVLPKYKTVIFVHGCFWHGHDGCRYYVVPKTRTDWWLNKINTNKLKDTQAEKKLLESGWHVLNVWECGLKSQVTDRTLSSLMAAIISEKNE; encoded by the coding sequence ATGACTGACGTTCATACAAAAGAAACAAGAAGTTTCAATATGTCCCGTATCCGCAGCAAGGATACAAAGCCGGAACTGGTGGTAAGAAAATTCCTCTTTTCAGAGGGATTTCGTTATCGTCTGCATGATAAAAAGTTGCCAGGGAAACCGGATATAGTTCTTCCTAAATATAAGACCGTCATATTTGTTCACGGATGTTTTTGGCATGGTCACGATGGATGCAGGTATTATGTAGTGCCCAAAACACGTACCGACTGGTGGCTCAATAAAATAAATACCAATAAACTGAAAGACACACAGGCAGAAAAAAAGTTGCTGGAGTCGGGCTGGCATGTGCTAAATGTCTGGGAATGTGGACTTAAAAGCCAGGTAACAGATCGCACGCTTTCCAGTCTGATGGCCGCAATCATCTCCGAAAAAAACGAATAA
- a CDS encoding DUF932 domain-containing protein produces MAHNLNFNSASQEYSFFSVKERAWHGLGKIVEQYPTSAEAIRFAGLDYFVEKRPLFTYDTGNHTGDPDTELLIPEIEVPNYFATIRTDTEQVLGVVGKDYEVVQNVNAFEFFDAIVGGGDGILYETAGALGKGERIFITAKLPGYIRVGKDDFIEKYLFLTTSHDGFGSITAAFTPIRIVCNNTLNAAMANHSGAIKIRHTASANDRLKQAHTLMGISSSLGSELEGLFNHWSQIRITDREVKKLIQVAMAPNKEVLKNLQAGKDDELSAIYTNMVDKVYEYVFTSPSQQMATTAGTVFGAYNAVTGYFQNVRNYKDGEAKFKSIIEGTAKLRAQAAFNLCRDFSNNGASALILN; encoded by the coding sequence ATGGCACACAACTTAAATTTCAACTCCGCCAGTCAGGAATACAGCTTTTTCAGCGTAAAGGAAAGGGCATGGCACGGCCTGGGTAAAATAGTAGAGCAGTACCCCACCAGCGCAGAGGCGATCAGATTCGCAGGGCTGGACTACTTCGTCGAAAAACGCCCATTATTTACCTATGATACCGGAAACCATACAGGCGACCCAGATACTGAACTGCTTATCCCGGAAATAGAAGTCCCCAATTACTTTGCCACCATCCGCACCGATACCGAACAGGTTTTGGGCGTAGTGGGCAAAGATTACGAAGTGGTGCAGAATGTAAACGCCTTCGAATTTTTTGACGCGATTGTAGGTGGCGGGGATGGTATCCTGTACGAAACTGCCGGGGCTTTGGGGAAAGGTGAGCGCATATTTATTACCGCCAAACTGCCCGGTTATATCCGTGTCGGCAAGGATGATTTTATTGAAAAATACCTTTTCCTGACCACTTCCCACGATGGTTTCGGCAGCATCACCGCGGCGTTTACACCTATCAGGATTGTATGTAACAACACCCTTAATGCCGCTATGGCTAACCATTCGGGTGCCATCAAAATACGGCATACCGCATCGGCAAACGACCGCCTCAAACAGGCGCATACGCTTATGGGGATCAGTTCCAGTCTGGGTTCGGAATTAGAGGGCTTATTTAACCATTGGTCACAAATCCGGATCACAGACAGGGAAGTGAAAAAACTCATACAGGTGGCTATGGCGCCGAATAAGGAGGTGCTTAAAAACCTGCAGGCCGGCAAGGACGATGAACTGTCAGCCATCTATACCAATATGGTGGACAAGGTGTACGAATATGTTTTTACCAGCCCTTCACAGCAGATGGCAACCACCGCAGGGACGGTGTTTGGCGCATACAACGCCGTGACAGGCTACTTCCAGAACGTCCGCAACTATAAAGACGGGGAAGCCAAATTCAAATCCATTATCGAGGGAACAGCAAAACTAAGGGCGCAGGCTGCCTTTAACCTCTGCCGTGACTTTTCTAATAATGGCGCAAGTGCCTTAATCCTGAATTAA
- a CDS encoding Fic family protein: protein MEKRFKPTAEEILGILARFPDGANIDDIRLSNLDIPLRTLQRWLSKLSDQGKIIVSGKARATIYKLVVHNEAATAVAENESLIPLSESGKRIHALVTAPIQQRKPIGYQREFLESYRPNIDSYLTDEEKAKLGAIGDTKTDQPAGTYAQHILNRLLIDLSWNSSRLEGNTYSLLDTERLIEQGEADDTKSAKEAQMILNHKDAIEFIVQAAEETGFNRYTILNLHAMLANNLLADPQAPGRLRSMAVGISGSTFTPLAIPQLIGELFDHILQKVTEIENPFEQSFFVMVHLPYLQPFDDVNKRVSRISANIPFVKRNLSPLSFIDVPDDLYSQGMLGVYEQNDVSLLKDVFLWAYERSASRYAVIRQSLGEPDTFKLKYRTQIRDLISAIITDALNSKDAGKLIREKAEQLSEADKGQFIEAIETEILSLHEGNFARYRVNPKEFERWKAGW from the coding sequence ATGGAAAAGCGTTTTAAACCTACAGCAGAGGAAATATTAGGAATTTTAGCCAGGTTCCCGGACGGAGCGAACATCGACGATATCCGGTTAAGCAATTTGGATATACCATTGCGGACACTGCAAAGATGGTTGTCGAAATTATCGGATCAGGGCAAAATTATTGTTTCAGGAAAAGCTCGCGCGACCATCTATAAACTTGTAGTTCATAATGAAGCGGCGACGGCTGTGGCGGAGAATGAAAGCCTTATACCGCTTTCCGAATCCGGCAAGCGTATACACGCATTGGTTACGGCACCAATACAACAGCGTAAACCTATTGGGTACCAAAGGGAATTCCTTGAATCTTACCGCCCCAACATAGATAGCTACCTTACCGACGAGGAAAAAGCGAAGCTGGGGGCTATCGGCGATACGAAGACGGACCAACCTGCAGGAACTTATGCACAACATATCCTTAATCGCCTGCTGATAGATCTTTCGTGGAATTCCAGCAGGCTGGAAGGCAATACTTATAGCTTGCTGGATACAGAACGCCTGATCGAACAAGGCGAAGCGGATGATACGAAGTCCGCGAAGGAAGCGCAGATGATTCTCAATCACAAGGATGCAATAGAGTTTATAGTACAAGCGGCCGAAGAAACAGGCTTCAATCGCTATACCATATTAAACCTTCACGCCATGCTTGCGAACAATTTGCTGGCCGACCCCCAAGCGCCGGGAAGGCTCAGATCCATGGCGGTAGGCATTAGCGGCTCAACGTTTACGCCACTGGCTATACCCCAGTTGATCGGTGAATTATTTGATCATATTTTACAAAAGGTTACTGAGATCGAAAACCCGTTTGAACAGTCATTCTTTGTCATGGTGCATTTACCCTACCTCCAGCCATTTGATGATGTCAACAAAAGAGTTTCAAGAATTTCGGCCAATATTCCTTTTGTAAAACGAAATCTTTCTCCGTTATCTTTCATTGATGTCCCGGATGATCTTTACAGCCAGGGGATGCTGGGTGTGTATGAACAGAACGACGTTAGCCTGCTGAAAGATGTCTTTTTATGGGCCTATGAAAGGTCTGCATCCCGTTATGCAGTCATACGGCAGTCGTTAGGCGAACCTGATACTTTCAAATTAAAATATCGCACGCAAATACGAGACCTGATCAGCGCTATTATTACCGATGCGCTAAACTCCAAAGATGCCGGCAAACTTATAAGGGAGAAGGCAGAACAATTATCAGAAGCTGACAAAGGACAGTTTATTGAGGCTATAGAAACCGAGATACTTTCCTTACATGAAGGAAACTTTGCCAGGTATCGGGTAAATCCCAAGGAGTTTGAGCGCTGGAAAGCAGGATGGTAG